A single genomic interval of Helianthus annuus cultivar XRQ/B chromosome 13, HanXRQr2.0-SUNRISE, whole genome shotgun sequence harbors:
- the LOC118485902 gene encoding protein LURP-one-related 15-like has protein sequence MAQPSDHAPELLSPSFSVFGLKYIAPHGPHPLEVTIEKFPCKTLVITDINHKILFKVKPHDTSLHRQRLMFDADDKPIVMLREKNLTMHKQWEAFRGDSNASSNMIFNTKTENLIQFKTRTVSVMLANKSNSNNDCDLKIEGSWKKKNFTIGDSSKKKKK, from the exons ATGGCTCAACCTAGTGATCATGCACCTGAACTGTTATCTCCTTCATTTTCTGTGTTCGGTCTCAAGTACATTGCACCACATGGTCCACATCCACTTGAAGTTACAATCGAGAAGTTTCCTTGTAAAACCCTTGTGATAACAGATATTaaccataaaatcttgttcaaAGTAAAACCACATGATACAAGCTTACACCGTCAGAGATTGATGTTTGATGCTGATGACAAACCCATTGTGATGCTAAGGGAGAAG AATTTGACTATGCATAAACAATGGGAGGCATTTAGAGGTGATAGTAATGCCAGTTCAAACATGATATTTAACACAAAAACGGAAAACTTGATCCAGTTTAAGACCCGTACTGTAAGTGTGATGTTGGCAAACAAATCGAACAGCAACAACGATTGTGATTTGAAGATAGAAGGGAGCTGGAAGAAGAAAAACTTCACTATCGGGgattcttcaaaaaaaaaaaaaaaatag
- the LOC118485903 gene encoding NAD(P)H-quinone oxidoreductase subunit 2 A, chloroplastic-like, whose amino-acid sequence MGGASSSILVHGFSCLYGSSGGEIELQEIVNGLINTQMYNSPGISIALIFITVGIGFKLSPSPSHQWTPDVYEGSPTPVVAFLSVTSKVAASASATRIFDIPFYFSSNEWHLLLEILAILSMILGNLIAITQTSMKRMLAYSSIGQIGYVIIGIIVGDSNDGYASMITYMLFYISMNLGTFACIVLFGLRTGTENIRDYAGLYTKDPFLALSLALCLLSLGGLPPLAGFFGKLYLFWCGWQAGLYLLVLIGLLSSVVSIYYYLKIIKLLMTGRNQEITPHVRNYRRSPLRSNNSIELSMIVCVIASTIPGISMNPIIAIAQDTLFYFLGSIS is encoded by the exons ATGGGTGGGGCAAGCTCTTCTATTCTGGTTCATGGTTTCTCTTGTCTATATGGTTCATCCGGGGGAGAGATCGAGCTTCAAGAAATAGTGAATGGTCTTATCAATACACAAATGTATAACTCCCCAGGAATTTCAATTGCGCTCATATTCATCACTGTAGGAATTGGGTTCAAGCTTTCCCCATCCCCTTCTCATCAATGGACTCCTGACGTATACGAAGGA TCTCCCACTCCAGTCGTTGCTTTTCTTTCTGTTACTTCGAAAGTAgctgcttcagcttcagccactCGAATTTTCGATATTcctttttatttctcatcaaacGAATGGCATCTTCTTCTGGAAATCCTAGCTATTCTTAGCATGATATTGGGGAATCTCATTGCTATTACTCAAACAAGCATGAAACGTATGCTTGCATATTCGTCCATAGGGCAAATCGGATATGTAATTATTGGAATAATTGTTGGAGACTCAAATGATGGATATGCAAGCATGATAACTTATATGCTGTTCTATATCTCCATGAATCTAGGAACTTTTGCTTGCATTGTCTTATTTGGTCTACGTACCGGAACTGAGAACATTCGAGATTATGCAGGATTATACACGAAAGATCCTTTTTTGGCTCTCTCTTTAGCCCTATGTCTCTTATCGCTAGGAGGTCTTCCTCCACTAGCAGGTTTTTTCGGAAAACTCTATTTATTCTGGTGTGGATGGCAGGCAGGCCTATATTTATTGGTTTTAATAGGACTCCTTTCAAGCGTTGTTTCTATCTACTATTATCTAAAAATAATCAAGTTATTAATGACTGGACGAAACCAAGAAATAACCCCTCACGTGCGAAATTATAGAAGATCCCCTTTAAGATCAAACAATTCCATCGAATTGAGTATGATTGTATGTGTGATAGCATCTACTATACCAGGAATATCAATGAATCCGATTATTGCAATTGCTCAGGATACCCTTTTTTACTTTCTAGGGTCTATTTCTTAG